One Candidatus Binatia bacterium genomic region harbors:
- a CDS encoding molybdopterin molybdotransferase MoeA encodes MRNNEKIKPFFRVVPPAEAREAIGRINSLGSEFVPVESASGRVLAAALLVPGDLPTFDRAHMDGYAVRARDTFGASDSLPAYLKLSGVVEMGQAPKEPLPRGCAMRIATGGMLPEGADSVVMIEYTEEVAGGQVEVSRSVSPWEHVIRIGEDIAAGAEILPAGRRLRPHDLGALTGVGILEVSVVRRPRLALIGTGDEIVDPRTEPAPGQVRNINQISLRAMAEAAGAEVLDFGICKDDPEAFASVLARALASADTVFVSGGSSVGVKDMTLDVIAGVPETELLFHGISVAPGKPTILAMTGNGSERKAIVGLPGHPVSALVIFAVFGGPLVRILSGEAPALAFAPQNRTRAKLGRNIDSAPGREDYVRVRVVEGPQGMVAEPLPGKSAAIFSLVYADGYVVVDLHREGLEAGSEVDVILFAGGI; translated from the coding sequence ATGAGAAACAACGAGAAAATCAAACCTTTTTTTCGGGTGGTCCCCCCGGCGGAGGCGCGGGAGGCGATCGGTCGGATCAACTCGCTCGGTTCCGAGTTTGTTCCGGTAGAATCTGCGAGTGGCCGCGTTCTGGCCGCGGCCCTGCTGGTTCCCGGCGACCTGCCGACATTCGATCGCGCCCATATGGATGGTTATGCGGTGCGGGCCCGGGACACTTTTGGTGCGTCGGACTCCCTGCCTGCGTATTTGAAGCTTTCGGGTGTGGTCGAGATGGGTCAGGCACCCAAAGAACCATTGCCGCGCGGTTGCGCGATGAGGATTGCTACCGGGGGCATGCTCCCGGAAGGCGCCGATTCTGTGGTCATGATCGAGTACACGGAAGAAGTGGCGGGGGGGCAGGTCGAGGTCAGTCGGAGCGTGTCGCCCTGGGAGCATGTGATCCGTATCGGTGAGGATATCGCAGCCGGCGCAGAGATTTTGCCGGCGGGGAGGCGTCTTCGCCCCCATGATCTGGGCGCATTGACCGGGGTGGGCATCCTCGAGGTTTCGGTGGTTCGACGCCCCCGATTGGCCTTGATCGGCACTGGCGACGAAATCGTGGATCCTCGAACCGAGCCAGCACCGGGCCAGGTCCGGAATATCAATCAGATCTCCCTGCGCGCGATGGCCGAGGCGGCCGGGGCAGAGGTCCTGGACTTCGGGATCTGCAAGGACGACCCGGAGGCGTTCGCGAGCGTTCTGGCGCGTGCTCTGGCGAGTGCGGATACGGTATTTGTTTCGGGCGGCAGCTCGGTGGGCGTCAAGGATATGACTCTCGATGTCATTGCCGGAGTCCCGGAGACGGAACTTCTTTTCCATGGTATCTCGGTCGCCCCGGGGAAGCCGACCATTCTGGCGATGACCGGAAACGGATCGGAACGAAAGGCGATTGTCGGTTTGCCCGGCCATCCTGTGAGTGCGTTGGTGATTTTTGCCGTCTTCGGAGGCCCGTTGGTGCGGATCCTCTCGGGCGAGGCGCCCGCGCTCGCCTTTGCGCCGCAGAACCGTACCCGGGCGAAATTGGGGCGGAATATCGATTCGGCACCGGGTCGCGAAGATTACGTTCGCGTCCGCGTCGTGGAAGGCCCGCAAGGGATGGTGGCCGAGCCATTGCCCGGTAAATCGGCGGCCATTTTTTCTCTGGTATACGCCGACGGGTACGTTGTCGTGGATCTGCATCGCGAGGGCCTGGAAGCTGGCAGCGAAGTGGATGTGATCCTGTTCGCAGGGGGGATCTGA
- a CDS encoding molybdopterin biosynthesis protein, protein MSRKRYLNKKPLQEARADMLASASPLSTHEVVGVEGSLGRITADAVYAAQSVPHYHGAAMDGIAIRAEDSFGASEGRAVTFERGDPESVDHPFSYVDTGNALPTWANAVVMIERVFSGEAPADGRPMLPTTETAVGVDDGCCGPDEEPNHQHPETTGSEPVSGTDWEQIHVRTSSTPWQHVRLVGEDVVASEPLLPRGHRIRPFDVAALLAAGRQEVAVRPRPRVAILPTGTELIQPGDSLEPGRVVEFNSRMIAAFVDEWGGDPVRLPPVVDDPEKLRQRLLAALEEADVVCVIAGSSAGEHDFTASTLAGMGSLLAHGVDVMPGKPAIVASLDPPAGRPQMGTRIALGMPGYPVSSAIICRELLEPLLAHLLGTAIADRVTLAAIAPRKLPSRLGQEEFIRVTLGRVGGRLLVSPLPRGAGAITTMVKADGFLRVSPLVEGINAGEEVEIELLRPRAEVEGTVLVTGSHDPMLGVLENVFKKNFPAGKLATSSVGSLAGLLALGRGEAHMAATHLLDPETGVYNLPDIERLIPEVPVRILTLAVREQGLLVPRGNPRELSGIADLATTDVRFVNRQRGAGTRVLLDFHLDRAGIDPDEIDGYDHEVFTHTAAAVAVSSGLVDVGLGVRSAAVALGLDFIPVDQEDYDLVLREDFAASPVGEALCEVLRSEDLRREIGAVPGYQTSSTGTEKKLTAL, encoded by the coding sequence ATGTCGAGAAAGCGCTATTTGAACAAAAAGCCACTGCAGGAGGCTCGGGCCGATATGTTGGCCAGCGCGAGCCCTCTATCCACGCACGAGGTGGTTGGGGTCGAGGGGTCTCTGGGCCGGATAACCGCGGATGCCGTATATGCCGCGCAATCGGTGCCGCATTATCACGGCGCTGCCATGGACGGCATTGCGATTCGCGCGGAAGATAGTTTCGGCGCAAGCGAAGGGCGAGCGGTTACCTTTGAACGAGGCGACCCGGAATCTGTCGATCATCCTTTCTCGTACGTCGACACGGGCAACGCCCTGCCGACCTGGGCCAATGCAGTCGTCATGATCGAGAGAGTGTTCTCCGGAGAGGCCCCGGCGGATGGCCGTCCGATGTTGCCAACCACCGAGACCGCCGTGGGCGTCGATGATGGTTGTTGCGGGCCCGACGAGGAACCGAACCACCAGCATCCGGAGACCACAGGTTCGGAGCCGGTGAGCGGTACGGATTGGGAACAGATTCATGTGCGGACGTCGAGCACTCCCTGGCAGCATGTCCGCCTGGTGGGGGAGGATGTGGTGGCGAGCGAACCGCTGCTTCCTCGGGGACATCGAATTCGACCGTTTGATGTAGCTGCCTTGCTCGCCGCAGGTCGCCAGGAAGTTGCGGTGCGCCCGCGCCCACGCGTTGCGATCTTGCCGACGGGAACCGAGCTGATCCAGCCTGGCGATAGTCTCGAACCAGGTCGCGTTGTCGAGTTCAATTCCCGGATGATCGCAGCCTTTGTCGATGAATGGGGGGGAGATCCGGTCAGGCTGCCGCCGGTGGTCGATGATCCGGAAAAATTGCGGCAGCGATTACTTGCAGCCCTCGAAGAAGCCGATGTGGTTTGCGTCATCGCGGGTTCGTCAGCAGGTGAGCACGATTTTACGGCGTCCACACTCGCCGGCATGGGCTCTCTGCTGGCACACGGGGTCGATGTGATGCCTGGAAAGCCTGCCATTGTCGCGAGTCTCGATCCGCCGGCAGGCCGTCCGCAAATGGGGACGCGGATTGCTCTGGGGATGCCTGGCTATCCAGTTTCTTCGGCGATCATTTGTCGAGAGCTGTTGGAGCCCTTGTTGGCGCATCTCCTCGGCACAGCAATCGCGGATCGGGTGACGCTTGCGGCGATCGCACCTCGTAAATTGCCCTCGCGTCTCGGACAGGAGGAGTTCATTCGAGTGACGCTCGGCCGGGTGGGTGGGCGCTTGCTGGTCAGCCCTCTGCCGCGGGGTGCTGGCGCGATTACCACCATGGTCAAGGCGGACGGTTTTTTGCGCGTATCCCCTCTGGTCGAGGGGATCAATGCGGGGGAAGAGGTCGAGATCGAATTGTTACGCCCTCGCGCGGAGGTTGAGGGGACCGTTCTGGTCACGGGCAGCCATGACCCGATGCTGGGTGTTCTGGAGAATGTCTTCAAAAAGAATTTCCCCGCCGGAAAGTTGGCGACCAGCTCGGTCGGCAGCCTCGCGGGATTGCTCGCTCTGGGGCGCGGGGAAGCTCATATGGCGGCGACACATCTCCTCGACCCGGAGACCGGAGTTTACAATCTGCCCGATATCGAAAGACTGATTCCCGAGGTGCCGGTGCGGATCCTTACCCTCGCCGTGCGGGAGCAGGGCTTGCTGGTGCCCAGAGGCAATCCGCGAGAGTTGTCCGGCATTGCGGATCTGGCAACGACGGACGTCCGTTTCGTGAATCGCCAGAGGGGTGCTGGTACGCGTGTTCTACTCGATTTTCATTTGGATCGCGCCGGCATCGATCCGGATGAAATCGACGGCTACGACCACGAAGTCTTTACGCATACTGCGGCTGCGGTGGCTGTTTCCAGTGGCCTTGTGGATGTCGGATTAGGAGTCCGCTCAGCTGCTGTCGCTTTGGGCCTGGACTTCATTCCGGTCGACCAGGAGGATTATGATCTGGTCTTGCGAGAGGACTTCGCGGCATCGCCGGTGGGCGAGGCTCTCTGCGAAGTGTTGCGGAGCGAAGATCTTCGTCGCGAGATCGGCGCGGTACCCGGTTATCAGACCTCCAGTACGGGGACCGAGAAGAAACTGACCGCACTGTAG
- a CDS encoding DUF4215 domain-containing protein, producing the protein MKSFAQICLLSLFVLLPRTGLATEASELCTGNPCTISSAVTIDAGSVLEFGAETDLVFAASAKVTIESLPDPVLRRITFKAGTITMRSGAEIDGNGAQSRVDLEALAGDISLEVGSIIDVRDNYAGSIYIKALETPGSAVTAAGELRSSATGADAQGGVISIDASGPITLSGEMILNASGADSAGGDFSAYAGGDLVVSSEITTQGGAYGGGPIFFSSTGGNIIFNGEIEASGGGPDGEAGSIDFSAPAGFVDISGIMNGKGGAGADENCGDGSPLTIESGGDIDLRSELRFQGGTQCFGGEVDITTSGSVTMHPGSSLSLRAGGSYGSGGGISIAATGNSIIRDADLTSPGGGGFVEIFSGGGTEILGELDAEGTGRDGLGGMVLLSGCSVNVAAGAEIDTRAGFVYQGLGVNEIRARGAITIAGTMLASYANVLIYDTVEPTITGNISADNGSDPIITPVSDPSLDGAQPPVVLPECASACGDGTTDEGEVCDDGNIRNCDGCSSDCSRIDDLCGDGILECNESCDDGNLDNDDGCEDTCQPTGVDGIRIPGTKARNGCLVQWDLVTADPALDRNGNPDNEQSCTDGDPICDQDGVINNSCAWEVSACLGVNNPEKPLCDAEPIVFAKLRKPRVGFGRDPVDLSNAAVVASALTGLGGTVKSGTTTLQNGPNLPEDGLCTNSFEFVVPVGGRSLAAKPLSVGARDAGGRSVVGNKINLACLRNDAVCGNGAFEIGERCDDGNLDSCDGCSNTCNVEVCGNGTLECGEQCDDGDLNGTESSRCNLTCEIAPTDLRIPGGGSSKTDCAAEWVVETGPGGVPIARNGLPRPIAICAQGDATCDFDLAAPGCQFRLWGCFGGADERISCPAQAVSEIDLKRPAARSRKAIDLAARASLLEGLNDGTLLNTSEESCTKAMLVDVPRGSKLVIASKVSVAGSKKRDGDRLKLQCLK; encoded by the coding sequence TTGAAATCATTTGCTCAAATTTGCCTTCTTTCTCTATTTGTCCTGCTGCCACGAACCGGCTTGGCCACGGAAGCCAGCGAACTGTGCACGGGGAACCCCTGTACAATCAGCAGCGCCGTCACCATCGATGCCGGCTCCGTTCTGGAATTTGGCGCAGAGACCGACCTGGTCTTCGCGGCTTCGGCCAAAGTCACGATCGAGTCTCTGCCTGATCCGGTCCTCCGGCGCATCACCTTCAAAGCCGGAACGATTACGATGCGCAGCGGTGCTGAAATTGACGGCAATGGGGCGCAATCTCGTGTCGACCTGGAGGCCCTCGCGGGAGACATCTCCCTTGAGGTCGGGAGTATCATTGACGTCCGTGACAATTACGCGGGCTCGATCTACATCAAGGCTCTGGAAACTCCCGGCAGCGCCGTGACCGCAGCCGGCGAGCTGCGCTCCTCCGCCACCGGCGCCGATGCGCAGGGAGGGGTGATTTCAATCGATGCCTCCGGGCCGATCACACTATCCGGCGAGATGATTCTCAATGCCTCTGGCGCGGACTCCGCAGGCGGAGACTTCTCCGCATATGCGGGCGGCGACCTCGTTGTGAGTAGCGAGATCACCACACAAGGCGGCGCATACGGCGGCGGACCGATCTTCTTCAGCAGCACGGGCGGGAACATCATTTTCAACGGAGAGATCGAGGCCTCCGGCGGCGGTCCTGACGGCGAAGCCGGTTCCATCGACTTTTCCGCTCCCGCAGGCTTTGTCGATATTTCCGGGATCATGAACGGCAAGGGCGGGGCTGGTGCCGACGAAAATTGCGGGGACGGCTCACCACTCACGATTGAATCGGGCGGAGATATCGATCTACGCTCCGAGCTACGATTCCAGGGCGGCACCCAGTGCTTTGGCGGTGAAGTCGATATCACTACCAGCGGCAGTGTCACCATGCATCCCGGCAGTTCACTCTCCCTGCGCGCTGGCGGCAGCTACGGAAGTGGCGGTGGCATCTCCATCGCAGCGACCGGAAACAGCATCATCCGGGATGCCGATCTGACCTCCCCGGGAGGTGGCGGATTTGTGGAAATTTTCTCGGGTGGAGGCACAGAGATCCTTGGAGAGCTCGATGCCGAAGGCACTGGGCGCGATGGCCTCGGCGGTATGGTCCTTCTCTCCGGCTGTTCCGTCAATGTGGCGGCAGGCGCCGAGATCGATACCCGGGCCGGCTTTGTCTACCAAGGACTTGGCGTCAACGAGATCCGGGCCCGGGGAGCCATCACGATTGCCGGCACCATGCTGGCCTCGTATGCAAATGTTTTGATCTACGACACCGTGGAACCGACCATCACCGGCAATATCAGCGCCGACAACGGCTCGGATCCGATAATTACACCCGTCTCCGACCCCTCTCTCGATGGGGCGCAGCCGCCGGTCGTGCTCCCGGAATGCGCGAGTGCGTGTGGCGACGGCACGACCGATGAGGGCGAGGTTTGCGACGATGGCAACATCCGGAACTGTGACGGTTGCAGTTCCGACTGTAGTCGAATCGACGATCTCTGCGGCGATGGTATTCTTGAATGCAACGAATCCTGCGACGATGGGAATCTCGACAATGATGATGGCTGCGAAGACACGTGTCAGCCAACCGGCGTAGACGGGATTCGCATCCCCGGGACCAAGGCCCGCAACGGCTGCCTGGTCCAGTGGGACCTCGTCACAGCGGACCCGGCACTGGATCGCAACGGCAACCCCGATAACGAACAGTCGTGTACCGACGGGGATCCCATTTGCGATCAGGATGGCGTGATCAACAATTCCTGTGCCTGGGAGGTCAGTGCCTGCCTCGGTGTCAATAATCCCGAGAAACCGCTCTGCGACGCAGAGCCCATTGTCTTTGCCAAGTTGCGTAAGCCGCGAGTCGGCTTCGGCCGGGATCCCGTCGACCTGAGCAATGCCGCTGTGGTCGCGTCAGCACTCACCGGTCTGGGTGGGACCGTGAAATCCGGAACGACCACTTTGCAGAATGGACCCAATCTGCCCGAGGACGGCCTCTGCACGAATTCGTTCGAGTTCGTAGTCCCGGTTGGCGGTCGCTCCCTGGCGGCCAAACCGCTGAGTGTAGGTGCCCGGGATGCCGGCGGCCGCTCGGTGGTCGGCAACAAGATCAATCTCGCCTGTCTGCGAAATGATGCTGTATGCGGCAACGGCGCGTTCGAGATTGGCGAACGTTGCGATGATGGTAATCTCGACTCCTGCGATGGTTGTTCCAATACCTGCAACGTCGAGGTTTGCGGCAACGGTACCCTCGAGTGCGGGGAGCAATGCGATGACGGCGACCTGAACGGCACCGAGAGCAGTCGCTGTAACCTCACTTGCGAGATCGCACCCACCGACCTGAGAATCCCCGGCGGTGGCTCGAGCAAAACTGACTGCGCTGCCGAATGGGTCGTGGAAACCGGACCCGGTGGGGTCCCCATCGCGCGGAATGGGCTCCCCAGACCTATCGCTATCTGCGCTCAGGGCGATGCAACCTGCGACTTTGATCTTGCCGCGCCGGGTTGCCAGTTCCGGCTCTGGGGCTGCTTCGGTGGTGCCGATGAGCGCATCAGCTGCCCCGCACAAGCGGTCAGCGAGATCGATCTCAAACGTCCGGCCGCACGTTCCCGAAAGGCGATCGATCTGGCCGCGAGAGCCAGCTTGCTCGAGGGACTCAACGACGGCACGCTGCTGAACACCAGCGAAGAAAGCTGCACGAAGGCGATGCTGGTGGATGTCCCACGCGGATCAAAACTGGTGATCGCATCCAAAGTCTCCGTAGCGGGTTCCAAGAAGCGGGACGGAGACCGTCTCAAGCTGCAGTGCCTGAAGTAG
- the miaE gene encoding tRNA isopentenyl-2-thiomethyl-A-37 hydroxylase MiaE, whose translation MLNLASATDRAWVDRASLQMEEVLVDHAHCEKKAASTAIRLLFRYPHLEPLQIPLARLAREELAHFETVLGHLSRLGMTFQRQKASPYAGELLAAVRTREPDRLLDTLLCLALIEARSCERMKLLADHLDDPELRDLYRGLLASEARHHRSYVTLAEEIAGDHDVSERLRTLAEHEAEVLSRMPKHLPRMHT comes from the coding sequence ATGCTGAATCTGGCATCCGCAACCGATCGCGCCTGGGTCGACCGGGCCTCTCTCCAAATGGAAGAGGTTCTGGTCGACCACGCGCATTGCGAAAAGAAGGCGGCCTCGACCGCCATCAGGCTGCTCTTTCGCTACCCTCATCTGGAACCGCTGCAAATTCCTCTCGCACGTCTGGCGCGCGAAGAACTCGCTCATTTCGAGACAGTTCTGGGCCATCTATCTCGTCTCGGCATGACTTTTCAGAGGCAAAAAGCGAGCCCTTACGCCGGGGAATTACTGGCCGCCGTCCGCACCCGCGAGCCGGATCGGCTCCTCGACACCCTGCTCTGTCTCGCCTTGATCGAGGCACGAAGCTGCGAGCGCATGAAATTGCTCGCCGATCATCTCGACGACCCGGAGTTGCGAGATCTTTATCGTGGCCTCCTGGCCAGCGAGGCCCGACATCACAGATCTTATGTGACTCTGGCTGAGGAAATCGCCGGAGATCACGACGTTTCCGAACGACTCCGCACTTTGGCAGAGCATGAGGCTGAGGTGCTTTCCCGGATGCCGAAGCACTTGCCCCGGATGCATACCTGA
- a CDS encoding FKBP-type peptidyl-prolyl cis-trans isomerase has product MMKFILTTAMAFALIVSPTFSSAEEAAPADDNQKTFYALGFLMSGNLKAFDLTPAELKFVQEGLADGASGKEPAVDPNAFRDQLRTISQERSTARAAKEKDAGKAYLAKAAKAPGAETTDSGLIFTSVEAGTGAQPAATDRVKVHYTGKLLDGTVFDSSVERGTPATFPLNGVIPCWTEGVQKMKAGGKATLVCPSDIAYGDRGAPPSIQPGATLIFDVELIEIVAPEKVVTPDPTK; this is encoded by the coding sequence ATGATGAAGTTTATCCTCACCACAGCCATGGCATTCGCCCTGATCGTCAGCCCCACGTTTTCATCCGCGGAAGAAGCCGCTCCGGCTGACGACAATCAGAAGACGTTTTACGCTTTGGGCTTTTTGATGAGTGGCAATTTGAAAGCTTTCGATTTGACCCCCGCAGAACTCAAATTCGTGCAGGAGGGCCTAGCCGATGGCGCCAGCGGGAAGGAGCCCGCCGTGGATCCCAATGCGTTCCGTGACCAGTTGCGAACAATTTCGCAGGAGCGCAGCACCGCGCGTGCCGCAAAGGAGAAGGACGCCGGGAAGGCGTATCTTGCCAAAGCCGCAAAAGCACCCGGCGCCGAGACAACAGATTCCGGGTTGATCTTCACCAGCGTCGAGGCCGGGACGGGAGCTCAGCCTGCCGCCACCGACCGCGTCAAGGTTCACTACACCGGGAAACTTCTCGACGGAACCGTATTTGACAGCTCGGTCGAGAGAGGGACTCCGGCAACCTTCCCTCTCAACGGCGTGATTCCTTGCTGGACCGAGGGTGTGCAGAAGATGAAGGCTGGGGGCAAAGCGACGCTGGTCTGTCCCTCGGATATTGCTTATGGCGACCGTGGCGCGCCGCCCAGCATTCAGCCCGGAGCGACGCTGATCTTCGATGTCGAGCTGATCGAAATTGTCGCGCCGGAGAAGGTGGTGACTCCCGATCCCACCAAGTAA
- a CDS encoding cyclic nucleotide-binding domain-containing protein — MGVVIGPAKTPREISEICELRYRVYVEELQIPTPEADHESRSIRDVIEENSLSFGAWKNGEAIGSLRVTCLADLPEPQKILSRLHMHPALAGFGMDALCTTSRFMLDPRNRNGRLIYPLMKVVYDYMRQREIRLNFGDCSPHQLPFYQHLGFRNYERGFDDPAYGYKLPLLMLLGDRQELLRRRTPLARAAANYLDDNEVIAWFHEMYPGAGPALTGTELGPGGMRPRVEQRLGSGVANSCAIFRGMGDREIDQILDQSTIFRICTGDRVARRGEPAKSTFLLVAGEATSIQGDRKFPVQPGDHFGQNGSFEKYRHSETVIADMPCVAVAIPAEVFGKMRRQAPAAAARLEKNLGQPLTAQRKRENLFAAGTGA; from the coding sequence ATGGGCGTGGTCATAGGTCCAGCGAAGACGCCCCGAGAGATTTCGGAAATCTGCGAACTCCGCTACCGCGTCTACGTCGAGGAGTTGCAAATCCCGACCCCCGAGGCCGATCACGAGTCCCGATCTATCCGGGATGTGATCGAGGAGAACAGCCTCTCCTTCGGTGCCTGGAAAAATGGGGAAGCGATCGGCTCTCTGCGGGTGACCTGCCTTGCCGACCTTCCGGAACCGCAGAAGATTCTATCGCGCCTCCATATGCACCCGGCTCTGGCCGGCTTCGGCATGGACGCCCTCTGCACGACGAGCCGATTCATGCTCGATCCCCGGAATCGCAATGGACGATTGATCTATCCTTTGATGAAGGTCGTGTACGACTATATGCGCCAACGCGAAATCCGGCTGAATTTCGGGGACTGCAGCCCTCACCAGCTCCCCTTTTATCAGCATTTGGGCTTCCGCAATTACGAGAGAGGGTTTGATGATCCGGCTTACGGTTACAAGTTGCCACTCCTCATGCTGCTCGGCGATCGACAGGAACTTTTGCGGCGTCGGACGCCGCTCGCTCGAGCTGCTGCAAACTACCTCGACGACAATGAGGTCATCGCGTGGTTCCACGAAATGTACCCGGGAGCGGGACCGGCGCTAACCGGGACAGAGCTCGGACCCGGCGGCATGAGACCTCGGGTGGAACAGCGGCTGGGCTCCGGGGTCGCGAACAGTTGCGCTATTTTTCGTGGCATGGGAGATCGCGAGATAGACCAGATTCTCGACCAGTCCACAATCTTTCGGATCTGCACCGGCGACCGGGTCGCCAGACGCGGAGAGCCCGCCAAATCAACGTTCCTCCTCGTCGCAGGTGAGGCAACATCGATCCAGGGGGACCGAAAATTTCCCGTTCAGCCCGGCGATCATTTTGGACAGAATGGATCGTTTGAAAAGTACCGCCATTCGGAAACCGTCATTGCCGATATGCCGTGCGTTGCTGTGGCGATTCCCGCGGAAGTTTTCGGAAAAATGCGTCGCCAGGCACCTGCTGCAGCCGCCCGACTGGAGAAAAATCTCGGACAGCCACTGACCGCTCAGCGAAAGCGAGAAAATCTCTTTGCTGCCGGCACCGGAGCCTGA
- a CDS encoding iron-containing redox enzyme family protein: protein MTKNAPNDVGRAYVGWMMGGLGIARVKQADQQSKDEQKPMEALGEIRLSTMANLKGCRIVSEALAGSLSNEDYANYLTNVYHYARFSPVIMAAAAARCCTENEGLATYLLRHSLEEQGHEKWALADLEKLGVSGETVVRARPTLACAALVGYVHDLATSGNPAAIMGWMYILEAVGADIGSEVGAKLSENRGGVSAPVQFVAGHGAADASHFEDISRAIEGHIQTPEDRRDVCEAARVVSYLYTTMFRQVGNEQAGWAWS, encoded by the coding sequence ATGACGAAGAACGCGCCGAACGATGTGGGTCGGGCGTATGTGGGGTGGATGATGGGTGGTTTGGGAATTGCTCGCGTCAAGCAAGCTGACCAGCAGAGCAAAGATGAGCAAAAGCCGATGGAGGCGCTCGGCGAAATACGCCTGTCGACCATGGCAAACCTCAAGGGATGTCGGATCGTTTCCGAGGCTTTGGCCGGCAGCCTGAGCAATGAGGACTACGCCAACTACCTGACCAACGTATACCATTATGCCCGTTTCAGCCCCGTTATCATGGCGGCTGCGGCAGCCCGCTGCTGTACGGAGAACGAAGGCCTTGCAACGTATTTGCTGCGGCATTCCCTTGAAGAGCAGGGGCATGAAAAATGGGCTCTCGCAGACCTCGAGAAACTCGGCGTCTCCGGGGAAACCGTCGTCCGGGCGCGCCCCACCCTCGCCTGTGCGGCACTGGTTGGCTACGTCCACGATTTGGCGACGTCCGGAAACCCCGCCGCTATCATGGGTTGGATGTATATCCTCGAGGCTGTCGGGGCGGATATCGGCTCCGAGGTGGGCGCGAAGCTGAGCGAAAACCGAGGGGGCGTATCGGCTCCCGTACAATTTGTAGCGGGGCATGGAGCGGCTGATGCGAGCCATTTCGAGGATATAAGCCGAGCCATCGAGGGTCATATCCAGACTCCTGAAGATCGGAGAGACGTCTGCGAAGCGGCTCGCGTAGTCTCGTATCTGTACACGACAATGTTCCGACAAGTGGGAAACGAGCAGGCCGGATGGGCGTGGTCATAG